A window of Sebastes umbrosus isolate fSebUmb1 chromosome 3, fSebUmb1.pri, whole genome shotgun sequence contains these coding sequences:
- the LOC119485682 gene encoding uncharacterized protein LOC119485682 has translation MSGSVLEATVRPGDNITLYCDCKSSTGVYIVWYRDCSHENQPSLVLRVIRRSSTDNDANFNLKIFPRFEFVRNSSSVSFDLLIMNITESDEGFYYCGTVQTRVENKELITPRDVYRYGNVTTRILFHSESSETHLNETQRDCGVCWSLLYSLCPASAVLSSLLSSLLVYHLCQKKAKEPPADQQRPHTRLNQDEDVCYAALEICPASQRPKKKKTQSSDFSTYSAINTSRM, from the exons GTCAGACCAGGAGACAACATCACTCTCTACTGTGACTGTAAATCATCAACTGGAGTATACATAGTGTGGTACAGGGACTGCTCTCATGAGAACCAGCCTTCTCTTGTCCTTAGAGTAATACGCCGTTCATCGACGGACAATGACGCTAATTTTAATCTGAAGATTTTCCCTCGTTTTGAATTTGTGAGAAACTCTTCTTCTGTATCCTTTGACCTGCTGATCATGAACATCACTGAGTCTGATGAGGGCTTCTACTACTGTGGAACTGTACAGACAAGAGTGGAGAATAAAGAATTGATTACTCCCAGAGATGTTTACAGATATGGCAACGTCACAACAAGGATCCTATTCC ATTCAGAATCCAGTGAGACTCATCTCAATGAGACTCAACGGGACTGTGGTGTTTGTTGGAGTCTGCTGTACTCTCTGTGTCCAGCTTCTgctgttctctcctctctcctctcctctcttctggtTTATCACCTCTGTCAGAAAAAAG CTAAAGAACCTCCAGCTGATCAGCAAAGACCTCACACAAGACTGAATCAG GATGAAGATGTGTGTTATGCTGCTCTGGAAATCTGTCCGGCATCACAgagaccaaagaagaagaaaacccaGAGTTCTGACTTCAGCACCTATTCTGCCATCAATACTTCTAGGATGTAG